In one Mastacembelus armatus chromosome 19, fMasArm1.2, whole genome shotgun sequence genomic region, the following are encoded:
- the LOC113135861 gene encoding phenylethanolamine N-methyltransferase-like, which yields MEEKETENGIKAMAAHYQRFDPAAYLQYNYTPPRADFERKDSIVPWKLSCLHRAFTEGDINGELLVDIGSGPTLYQVMSGCEVFNKVILTDFLEANRQELRRWVQDEGSSSLDWTPYLQHVCKLEGRGPSAWTEKAAKLRKAITHILPIDVHCPQPMDPCALPSAGADCLVSTFCLESVSPDLPAFTRALGHIGTLLRPGGHLLLIGALEESFYLGGPGVKIPVVPLNQAQVCHSLKEKGYTLIRLEVYTLPQDMRVGVDDVTGVFFVKAKKN from the exons atggaagaaaaggaaacagagaATGGAATAAAGGCCATGGCAGCCCACTACCAGAGATTTGATCCTGCAGCGTACCTACAGTATAACTACACTCCACCCCGGGCTGATTTTGAACGAAAAGACAGCATTGTACCATGGAAACTATCATGCCTTCATCGAGCATTCACTGAAG GAGATATTAATGGAGAGCTGCTGGTGGACATAGGATCAGGTCCCACCTTGTACCAGGTGATGAGTGGCTGTGAGGTTTTCAACAAGGTGATCCTCACAGACTTCCTGGAAGCCAATCGGCAGGAGCTGAGACGATGGGTCCAGGATGAGGGAAGTTCCAGTCTGGACTGGACACCATACCTGCAGCACGTGTGCAAGCTGGAGGGACGAGG ACCTTCAGCATGGACAGAGAAAGCTGCAAAGTTAAGAAAGGCCATCACACACATCCTCCCCATTGATGTGCACTGCCCACAGCCTATGGATCCATGTGCCCTTCCTTCAGCAGGGGCAGACTGCTTGGTGTCCACCTTCTGCCTGGAGAGTGTTAGCCCTGACCTGCCTGCCTTCACCAGGGCACTGGGCCATATTGGGACACTCCTGCGCCCTGGTGGCCACCTCCTGCTCATCGGAGCGCTAGAGGAGAGTTTTTACCTTGGGGGTCCTGGGGTGAAGATCCCTGTGGTCCCACTGAATCAGGCCCAGGTTTGTCATAGTTTGAAGGAGAAAGGCTACACCCTGATAAGGCTGGAAGTTTACACACTGCCTCAGGACATGAGGGTCGGGGTTGATGACGTGACTGGGGTGTTTTTtgtaaaagcaaaaaagaacTAA
- the aldh18a1 gene encoding delta-1-pyrroline-5-carboxylate synthase translates to MLLTLCSRIPLQTHRCQLLTRPVTQALQGRVNGSSFAHRGELRQAKRIVVKLGSAVVTRGDECGLALGRLASTVEQVAMLQNQGREMIIVTSGAVAFGKQRLRHEILLSQSVRQALHSGHNQLKDMSLPLLEARACAAAGQSGLMALYEAMFTQYSTCTAQILVTNLDFHDDQKRQNLNSTLQELLRMNIMPIINTNDAVVPPPEPNSDLQGVNVISIKDNDSLAARLAVEIKADLLIVLSDVEGLYNSPPGTDDAKLIDNFYPGDQQSITYGTKSRVGIGGMEAKVKAALWALQSGTSVVIANGTNPKVTGHVITDIVEGKKVGTFFSEIKPAGHSVEQQTEIARNSGRTLASLHPDQRSEIICSLAEMLTEKKKEILAANKMDMDLAFNAGHLPPAMLKRLSLSAAKLDSLAIGLQQIAVAAQDSVGRVLRRTRVAHNLVLEQITVPIGVLLVIFEARPDCLPQVSALAIASGNALLLKGGKEAANTNRVLHQLTQEALSMHGVREAVQLVSTREEVEDLCRLDKIIDLIIPRGSSQLVRDIQRTAKGIPVLGHSEGICHVYVDADASVDKVIKIVRDSKCDYPAACNAVETLLIHRNILRTPLFDQLIDLLRTEQVKIHAGPRFASYLTFSPSEARCLRTEYGDLECCMEVVDSMQEAVDHIHKYGSSHTDVIVTENENTAEQFLQQLDSACVFWNASTRFADGYRFGLGAEVGISTARIHARGPVGLEGLLTTKWVLRGDGHTVADFSENGTMKYLHENLPVRNPLAGQRDSN, encoded by the exons ATGCTGCTGACCTTGTGTTCAAGGATcccactgcagacacacagatgcCAGTTACTTACCAGACCAGTGACTCAAG CTCTCCAGGGCAGGGTCAATGGCAGCTCTTTTGCCCACCGTGGTGAACTGCGTCAGGCTAAGAGGATCGTAGTCAAGTTGGGCAGCGCTGTGGTCACCCGAGGTGATGAATGCGGCCTGGCTCTGGGGAGGCTGGCCTCCACTGTGGAGCAG GTGGCTATGCTACAGAATCAAGGCAGGGAGATGATAATTGTCACCAGTGGAGCAGTGGCCTTTGGCAAGCAGAGATTAAGACACGAGATCCTGCTGTCTCAGAGTGTCCGACAGGCGCTGCACTCTGGACACAATCAGCTCAAAGACATG TCTCTGCCATTGCTGGAGGCCCGGGCCTGTGCTGCGGCTGGACAGAGTGGCCTGATGGCCCTGTATGAGGCCATGTTCACCCAATACAGCACTTGCACTGCACAG ATTCTGGTGACGAATCTGGATTTCCATGATGACCAGAAGAGGCAGAACCTGAACAGCACACTGCAGGAGCTGCTGCGCATGAACATCATGCCCATCATCAACACAAACGACGCTGTGGTGCCACCGCCAGAGCCCAACAGCGACCTGCAGGGGGTAAAT GTGATCAGCATTAAGGACAATGACAGTCTGGCAGCACGGCTAGCTGTAGAGATCAAGGCTGACCTGCTCATTGTGCTGTCTGACGTGGAAG GATTGTACAACAGCCCCCCTGGAACTGATGACGCTAAGCTCATTGACAACTTCTACCCTGGAGACCAGCAGTCTATAACTTATGGTACGAAGTCCAGAGTTGGGATTGGAGGCATGGAGGCCAAG GTCAAAGCTGCGCTTTGGGCGCTGCAAAGTGGCACTTCTGTGGTCATTGCAAATGGCACCAACCCCAAAGTAACTGGTCATGTCATTACAGACATTGTGGAGGGCAAGAAGGTGGGAACCTTCTTTTCTGAGATCAAACCTGCTG GCCACAGTGTagagcagcagacagaaatAGCACGTAACTCTGGAAGAACTCTGGCATCTTTGCACCCAGACCAG AGGAGTGAGATCATCTGCAGTCTAGCAGAGATgttgacagaaaagaagaaagagattCTGGCTGCCAATAAGATGGACATGGACCTGGCTTTCAATGCAG GCCATTTGCCACCAGCTATGCTGAAGCGCCTAAGTCTGTCAGCAGCCAAACTTGACAGTTTGGCCATCGGTCTGCAACAGATAGCTGTGGCAGCCCAGGACAGTGTGGGACGTGTGCTGCGCAGGACCAGAGTGGCTCACAACTTAGTGCTGGAGCAAATCACTGTGCCCATCGGAGTTCTTCTGGTCATCTTTGAGGCCAGGCCTGACTGTCTGCCACAG GTGTCAGCATTAGCTATAGCGAGTGGCAATGCCCTTCTGTTGAAGGGAGGCAAAGAAGCAGCCAACACCAACCGTGTCCTCCACCAGCTCACCCAGGAGGCTCTTTCCATGCATGGGGTTAGAGAAGCTGTGCAACTG GTGAGCACTcgtgaggaggtggaggatcTATGCCGACTGGACAAGATAATTGACTTGATTATCCCTCGAGGTTCATCCCAGCTGGTGAGGGACATTCAGCGGACGGCCAAGGGTATCCCGGTGCTGGGTCACAGTGAAGGAATCTGTCATGTCTATGTCGATGCAGACGCCAGTGTTGACAAAGTCATCAAGATTG TCAGAGACTCAAAGTGTGACTACCCAGCTGCCTGTAATGCTGTGGAAACTCTGCTGATACATCGGAACATCCTAAGGACGCCGCTGTTTGACCAGCTCATTGACTTGCTGCGCACGGAACAG GTGAAGATTCATGCAGGCCCTCGGTTTGCCTCCTACCTGACATTTAGCCCTTCAGAGGCCAGGTGCCTTCGAACAGAGTACGGTGATCTGGAGTGTTGCATGGAGGTGGTGGACAGCATGCAGGAGGCTGTGGACCATATACACAAGTATGGGAGCTCGCACACAGATGTAATCGTCACAGAAAATG AGAACACTGCAGAGCAGTTCCTGCAGCAGTTGGACAGTGCCTGTGTTTTCTGGAATGCAAGCACACGTTTCGCTGATGGCTACCGCTTTGGACTGG GAGCAGAGGTTGGTATAAGCACAGCACGTATCCATGCCCGGGGCCCTGTGGGCCTGGAGGGTCTGCTCACCACTAAGTGGGTCCTGAGAGGAGACGGCCACACAGTAGCCGACTTCTCTGAAAATGGCACCATGAAGTACCTTCATGAAAACCTGCCTGTCAGGAACCCTTTAGCTGGACAGAGAGATAGTAATTAA
- the LOC113135669 gene encoding phenylethanolamine N-methyltransferase-like, whose amino-acid sequence MEEKKTVNEEVMKEAHCQRFDPASYLQYNFDPLVKLDGNQSYLPWVLSCYHRAFAQGDINGELLVDIGSGPTLYQVMSGCEVFNKVILTDFLEANRQELRRWVQDEGSSSLDWTPYLQHVCKLEGRGPSAWTEKAAKLRKAITDILPIDVLLPQPIAPGAIPSAGADCLVTSYCLEAACPDVATYKKALSNIGTLLQPGGHLLLLGDLQESFYYASPEEKLPVLTLNEAQICASLKEAGYTLISLEVYTAGPEERTWSDDSTASVFVKAKKNERIKK is encoded by the exons atggaagaaaagaagacagTAAATGAAGAAGTAATGAAGGAGGCTCATTGCCAGAGATTTGATCCTGCATCATATCTACAGTATAACTTTGATCCACTGGTTAAGCTTGATGGAAATCAAAGCTATTTGCCATGGGTACTGTCATGCTATCATCGAGCATTTGCTCAAG GAGATATTAATGGAGAGCTGCTGGTGGACATAGGATCAGGTCCCACCTTGTACCAGGTGATGAGTGGCTGTGAGGTTTTCAACAAGGTGATCCTCACAGACTTCCTGGAAGCCAATCGGCAGGAGCTGAGACGATGGGTCCAGGATGAGGGAAGTTCCAGTCTGGACTGGACACCATACCTGCAGCACGTGTGCAAGCTGGAGGGACGAGG ACCTTCAGCATGGACAGAGAAAGCTGCAAAGCTGCGAAAGGCCATCACAGACATTCTCCCCATTGATGTGCTCCTCCCACAACCTATAGCTCCAGGTGCCATTCCTTCAGCAGGGGCAGACTGCCTGGTGACCAGCTACTGCCTGGAGGCTGCTTGCCCTGATGTGGCTACCTACAAAAAGGCACTGAGCAATATTGGGACACTCCTGCAGCCCGGTGGCCACCTCCTGCTCCTTGGAGATTTACAAGAGAGTTTCTACTATGCGTCTCCTGAGGAAAAGCTCCCTGTGCTGACGCTTAATGAGGCCCAGATTTGTGCTAGTTTGAAGGAGGCTGGCTACACCCTGATCAGCCTGGAAGTTTACACAGCGGGGCCAGAGGAGAGGACGTGGAGTGATGATTCAACTGCGTCAGTTTTTGTAAAGGCAAAAAAGAACGAAAGGATAAAAAAATGA
- the LOC113135796 gene encoding phenylethanolamine N-methyltransferase-like: MEIYEKSLGDINGELLVDTGSGPTLYQVMSGCEVFNKVILTDFLEANRQELRRWVQDEGSSSLDWTPYLQHVCKLEGRGPSAWTEKAAKLRKAITDILPIDVLLPQPIAPGAIPSAGADCLVTSYCLEAACPDVATYKKALSNIGTLLQPGGHLLLLGDLWESFYYASPEEKLPVLTLNEPPGSLHSASRGEGVER, translated from the exons atggaAATCTATGAGAAATCTTTGG GAGATATTAATGGAGAGCTGCTGGTGGACACAGGATCAGGTCCCACCTTGTACCAGGTGATGAGTGGCTGTGAGGTTTTCAACAAGGTGATCCTCACAGACTTCCTGGAAGCCAATCGGCAGGAGCTGAGACGATGGGTCCAGGATGAGGGAAGTTCCAGTCTGGACTGGACACCATACCTGCAGCACGTGTGCAAGCTGGAGGGACGAGG ACCTTCAGCATGGACAGAGAAAGCTGCAAAGCTGCGAAAGGCCATCACAGACATTCTCCCCATTGATGTGCTCCTCCCACAACCTATAGCTCCAGGTGCCATTCCTTCAGCAGGGGCAGACTGTCTGGTGACCAGCTACTGCCTGGAGGCTGCTTGCCCTGATGTGGCTACCTACAAAAAGGCACTGAGCAATATTGGGACACTCCTGCAGCCCGGTGGCCACCTCCTGCTCCTTGGAGATCTGTGGGAGAGTTTCTACTATGCGTCTCCTGAGGAAAAGCTCCCTGTGTTGACACTTAATGAGCCGCCTGGAAGTTTACACAGTGCCTCCAGAGGAGAGGGTGTGGAGCGATGA
- the crygmx gene encoding crystallin, gamma MX, whose amino-acid sequence MGKCSLICHVQIIFYEDRNFQGRHYECSSDCPEMQNYFSRCNSIRVESGCWVAYEKPNYAGYQYMLHKGEYPDYQRWAGFNDCIRSCRMVPPYNGSYRMKIFERSDFAGQNLELMEDCPDLHERFHTRDISSVNVMEGYWMLHEHPNYRGRQYFLRPGEYRRHSEWGSPSPTIGSLRRVTEIN is encoded by the exons TGCTCACTCATCTGTCATGTGCAGATTATCTTCTACGAAGACAGGAACTTCCAGGGTCGTCACTACGAGTGCAGTAGTGACTGTCCCGAGATGCAAAACTACTTCAGTCGCTGTAACTCCATAAGAGTGGAGAGCGGATGCTGGGTGGCCTATGAGAAGCCCAATTATGCCGGCTACCAATACATGCTGCACAAGGGCGAGTACCCTGACTATCAACGCTGGGCAGGCTTCAATGACTGTATCCGCTCCTGCCGTATGGTGCCACCT TATAATGGGAGCTACAGGATGAAGATCTTTGAGAGGTCTGACTTTGCAGGCCAGAATCTGGAGCTAATGGAAGACTGCCCAGATCTGCATGAGCGCTTCCACACCCGTGACATCTCCTCTGTCAACGTCATGGAAGGTTACTGGATGCTGCATGAACACCCCAATTACAGGGGGCGTCAGTACTTCCTGCGGCCTGGAGAGTACAGGAGGCACAGCGAGTGGGGGAGCCCCAGCCCTACTATCGGCTCTCTGAGACGTGTCACTGAGATCAACTGA